The Rhodocytophaga rosea genome has a segment encoding these proteins:
- a CDS encoding SRPBCC family protein, whose protein sequence is MAVIELQTQIAAPIERCFTLSLSVDVHTLSTAHTGEKVVGGVRTGVMQLGEHVTWRARHFGIWQELTSKITEYQYPTYFCDEMQKGAFKSMRHEHHFSIQGDHTLMTDLFEFESPLGVLGKLANTLVLYTYMRNLLTQRNAVIKSIAEGEQWKNLPGIR, encoded by the coding sequence ATGGCTGTTATTGAACTCCAGACACAGATTGCAGCTCCGATAGAAAGATGTTTTACCCTGTCGCTGAGTGTGGATGTACATACGTTATCTACCGCTCATACCGGAGAGAAAGTGGTAGGCGGTGTTCGCACTGGTGTTATGCAGCTGGGAGAGCATGTCACCTGGCGAGCCAGACACTTTGGTATCTGGCAGGAGCTCACTTCAAAAATTACGGAATATCAATATCCCACGTATTTCTGTGATGAAATGCAAAAAGGCGCTTTTAAAAGCATGCGGCATGAACATCATTTTTCTATACAAGGTGACCACACCCTCATGACTGACCTGTTTGAATTTGAATCTCCTCTGGGTGTTCTTGGAAAGCTGGCCAATACCCTTGTACTCTATACATATATGCGCAATCTGCTGACGCAACGGAACGCTGTTATCAAATCTATCGCTGAAGGTGAGCAGTGGAAAAACTTACCGGGTATTAGGTAA
- a CDS encoding ABC transporter ATP-binding protein, which translates to MVELKDIHFRYKKGRGLFSDLNLTLAPGYIYGLLGKNGAGKSTLLKQIAGLLYPDSGECLLDGYKTSERDPKMLEDIYVIPEEFELPSVTLDVYAKRNAVFYSKFNYDQFRKYLQEFELPEHMKLSTFSYGMKKKFLIAFGLATNAKVLILDEPTNGLDIPSKSQFRKIMASALDETKLIIISTHQVRDLENLIDFVVVLENGRIIFNQNIALISEKLAFEHNLAGVPANEILYHEDMPGRKAGITRNHSGIDTRVDLELLFNGVIKDTKVINANFTN; encoded by the coding sequence ATGGTAGAATTAAAGGACATACATTTCCGGTATAAAAAAGGCAGGGGTCTGTTTTCGGACCTGAACCTGACTTTAGCACCAGGATATATTTATGGCTTGCTGGGAAAAAACGGAGCAGGTAAATCTACGCTGCTCAAGCAGATTGCCGGACTGTTGTATCCAGACAGCGGTGAGTGCCTGTTAGATGGATACAAAACAAGTGAGCGTGATCCAAAAATGCTGGAAGACATCTATGTAATTCCGGAAGAGTTTGAATTGCCCTCCGTTACGCTCGATGTATATGCTAAAAGAAATGCGGTTTTCTATTCCAAGTTCAATTATGATCAGTTCAGAAAATACCTGCAGGAATTTGAATTGCCCGAACACATGAAGCTTTCTACTTTTTCCTATGGCATGAAAAAGAAGTTTCTGATCGCTTTCGGGCTGGCTACTAATGCAAAAGTGCTGATTCTGGATGAACCGACCAATGGGCTGGATATTCCTTCCAAGAGCCAGTTCCGCAAAATTATGGCTTCTGCCCTGGACGAAACCAAACTCATTATCATCTCTACGCACCAGGTACGTGATCTGGAAAACCTGATTGATTTTGTAGTGGTATTGGAAAATGGACGCATCATTTTTAATCAGAATATTGCCCTGATTTCCGAAAAATTAGCGTTTGAGCACAACTTAGCAGGCGTACCGGCCAACGAAATCCTGTATCATGAAGACATGCCGGGACGCAAAGCAGGGATAACCAGGAACCACAGCGGCATCGATACCAGAGTAGACCTGGAATTGCTTTTTAACGGAGTGATTAAAGATACAAAGGTGATTAATGCAAATTTTACAAACTAA